GAGCAGCGGATAGAGAAAGACAAGCTGCCAGAGGTGGTGAGAGAGTCTGACGCAGCACTCAGGTATCTCGTCCACACTCGCCCCGGCACTCCGGATTGCATAGCGTTACTGTTGCATTATGGGCATTTGGCTGATTCATGAACACAATGCTACTTTTTTTTATAGGGTAAATTCTTTCATTACAGAAAGTATGCCAATAAACCTGAATCTTATATGGTCAATAAGATGGGCTTTAAATTCTTCAGCCCATGACCAGAAGaaggcagagcagcagattgTAGCATGGTATTAGAGTAAATCATCattcatactgtgtgtgtatataaaaggAATGATAATTATTACTATTGTGTTATTACTGTATGGTAGCAAGGAAAAACTTAACCTTAGGAGCaatggggttcagtgtcttcaacatgctgactcagaggaACCGGCCAGCGACCCTCTGATTGATGGACGGCcctctctacctctgagccacagctcatatacactactcacaaaaagttagggatattcgactttcaggtgaaatatatggaaaatgtaaaaagtgaatgctacagtgatgttatatcatgaaagtagggcatttaagtagaagcatgcaatggtcatttcttcatcttaaacaatttatttgaagaaaatctaacaacagtggtaggtataccacaacaaaacattttcagtgtctcaataaattgggatgtggccaaaggacgtccactcctttcctttctgtgactcttccagtctctgtatcactgttccaacctcctgatgacactctgtgaccctctaagctcagtgaacacctccgtctgaggacttcctgtttgaagcctccagtgttgaggtgctgctgatcaactgttaggtgtcgtcttggtctcatgatgtcagaatgtgaacagcaggatgaggaggactgtttaaataccaattctgactgaagcaggaaatgtattggtggattcatggatcaaacctttttttaggttcatcctgaaatttcacctgaaagctgaatatccctaactttttgtgagtagtgtatatacatataacCCAGCCGTTGGTATACTGCACCTCTGTCTGCTCAAATACAATTAACATCCTGAGGAAAAACATTGGTGGACGTTTCCACTCATTTCACTGTGCGTACCCTGTAAGCCTCGTCTAAAGCGTGTCAGCAGCTCGTCCCTCTCTGTGCCTGCTGCTTTCAGGGAAGGCTTTGAGCAGTTCTTTGAccgcctgcagcagcacaatgtGCCCGTCTTCATCTTCTCTGCCGGCCTGGGTGACGTCCTGGAGGAAATCATCCGCCAAGCTGGAGTCTACCACCCCAACGTCAAGGTCGTCTCCAACTTCATGGACTTTGATGACAATGTGAGTCCTGCACCTGATAGATGGCCACCTCCGTTCTTCTGCCTGTTTAAAGCTCAAACTCACGACACTGGTTGGATTTGCTCCTCCTCTCACAGGGCGTCTTAAAAGGTTTCAAAGGCGAGCTGATCCACGTTTACAACAAACATGACGGCGCCCTGCGAAACACGGAGTACTTCAAACAGGTGAAGGAATATTGCAACATCATCCTAATGGGCGACTCTCTGGGGGACCTCAGCATGGCCGACGGTGTGCCCAACGTGGAGAACATCCTCAAGATTGGCTTCCTCAACGACAAGGTACAGCCATGACCGCGGATCGGGGAATGTCCCTGACTGAGTTCAGAATCTTAGAGATACTTGACTGAgatcagagagggaggggatgTCTGAGCTGTATCTGATCCAGTTTTAATAATGGAATAATAGTGTTTGAACTCATTCGAGGCTGTCGAGACACCACGACTGAAGTTTTCTCATGAGTTTAGCTGCTGCTGATACATTTTGATGATATTGtagtttggttttgtttcacagCCAAACTCTGCAACTTTGTTAGAGGTTTTTAGTAAAGACCACATGATATATCCTTCGTTCTGACTGCATGTGTCCTGGTTAGTGACTTTTAGAATTCGGGGCAAGATAAGAACTTGCTTTCAACCGCAAAATGTACAGATTCTAAGTACTTCCACctaaaagtttgtttttaactggCGCTCCTTGGCAGTGGCTGCTGTGCTTGGAGAGTCATGCCATGAATGTAACAACACTCCTGACACTTTAATCTCactctgcaggtggaggagcgACTGGACAAATATCTGGACTCTTATGACATCGTCCTGGTGAAGGACGAAACTCTGGAAGTGCCCAACGCCATCCTCCAGAAGGTTCTATAACTCCACCCCCAATTTCACACCCCAGTCCACCCACCACTGTGTCCACTCCTCTCCCCCCATCAGCCCCTTCCAGCCTTGGGCCTGTCAGACTTCTAACACCAACCTAAACCTTTGTCACTGGTCCAAAATGATCACTATTTAACCCCTCCACTCGCTCTGGATCCCACCTGAGTTCTCTTCCAACACTGtacccctgccccccccccgaaccctgtaaaagcctttttaaaaagacattcTACATCTCCTGAATGAACTGTTTTAAAGTCCACGCAGCAGCATCAGCCtgtctctggtgtgttttgTCCGTTAGAATTTTTGATGTTCTCTAAGACATTTTATGTTACCAGAATAACCaaaagtgagagaaacaaaacaacacaacgTCTCACTCTATCATAATGATTTCCACATCATTGTCCCATTGTCAGTCAAAGGACTGTTTTTGATATGGTAATATCTTTTTACCATAAAGCAGGCGCCCACAGCCTGACACAGTGGAGGTATCCCAGTATGCTTCAGCTCACCCTAATTATGGGACTTGGGTGTTAGATGTCCACTGGGTCAGACTATGAATGTGAGCCACTGCAGTCAGACATAAAGCATGTATCTGCAAAAGCTGCATTAGAGCttctgcacatacacacacacacacacacacacacacacagtacataatGGACCTTAGAAAAtccagtaaaaatgaaaatgtgttgcttAGTGTCAGCAGCAATATAGCGACCACCAACAATTAGTTTGAGGAAAAGGGGATTCAGATTGCACAATGACGCTCAGATGATCAGAGGAAACGCACTTTAAATTCTGTGTACGGAGGAATCAGCCTGTACAGTAACACATGGCAGTATTTTTGGTTTGTGGATTTAGGAACACGTTCTTGCACGCAAAAGCCATGTTTACATAAGCTTTGAAGCATTTGGCATCATATCAATACACAAGGAGAAAAAGCTCTTTGCTAGAATCTTGAAACATTCATGGCAAATGCCCTCTTGAGTTTGTGAGCTTCTCTGCATAGGTGAAGTGACTCAGCAGTCAAGTGTTCTCTACGCCAGTGTTAAAGGGATATTATGTGATACTAAAGATGACTTCTAGTGGCCATGATTGGGATTAGAGCAGTAAAGTCCCCTCAAACCAAAGTAACAAGAAGTGCTGAAAAATGACAATACTTCTGAagaataatttagttttatttcagtgaacagAGGGAAGCTCAGGCTGCCTGCTGCTCACTGAAACCCACCATAAGATCTATTCAgtttcatccattcattctgTGGTTAAAATTGAGTACTACCTCTAAAatattcatctatttttttttttttttcttttttggaggTTCAAAGCTAAAATGtcactgtctctgtttgtctgaaCATGTCATGTTGAATGttctcttgtttgtgttttaaatgtgctgcTATTTCCTGCATGTTGCCTTCTCTTATCGTAAAGTTCATGTCAAAGaaatgggacaaaaaaaagaaaatatatatatatatatcaataaaaatggGGAATAAtgtcatactgtatatgtgggTGTTATATAGAAATTCTATTGTTTCACTGCATTTGCAGAGATCTCCAAAATTTTAGACTGgtgtgttgtatttttataAGCAAATggctttctcttttctttgaatGTCTGACttgaaaatgcaataaaatgtcattttgtgaGCCATGGCTGGGTCACCGACTGGATAGAAATCTGGACTGACACGGACCCCCTTACAGCCCTAAAAGCTCTGGGTTTTATGGTATTTAAAGGTGCAGTACGTAATGTAAAGCATTTTAGAAATTTACTATGTGCTATGAAAACATTCCTTAACTACCAGAGATGATGTTATAGGGTTTATACTGAGGTACAACCAATCCCTTTAATAGTCGTGgtattattttactgttactAAGCAGGACTGACTCAAAACTGGATTTACGGGATATGTGCATAAATGTGGAGAAGTACTTTTGATCTGTTAGATTTACTAGATTAACCAAAACCTGACACATTCCCATCTGGTTGTTTaatatgaatgttttgtttcttgtcCCGCAAATGTACTAAATCACGTGTGGCTGTGGAACAGAAAATAATAGTCAAAGTCCTGACATGAAGTTACATTTACTGTGATGATAGATTTGATCCATATAACCCTGGAAAGAAGAAccattaatgataatgatggcaATGCATTATattaagtttattttgaatgtaaaatctggatttgaatggagtttctcAAGCCGTTGGATAAATATAGTGACTAAAAGTGCAGTATTTCTGTCCCCGCAATGGAAAGggaaggagcagcggctctgtCTTTGAGGTACTTTGACCAGCATTTACAGTAATTgagtagatgatgatgatgtgtgcaTACATCAGTGATATTAAATCCCTgtactgttgttttgtttggatgggatcatagactgtatataacaGCATGACATTTCAATAGGAAACTGTAATGACATGTTGGAGAGCTTTACTGCAGTACCACAAACATTCAGCGGATGGCACTCGGAGACAAGATTACATGAAATAATCtgaaaatcagaatcagaattcctttaataatccccagggggaaattgctttttgttacacacagctccaaaagaataagaataaacttcagacacaaaatacactgctcaaaaaagattaaaggaacatttaatcatcacagtataacaccaagtcaATTCAACTCCAGGGATATCAATCTGCCCAGTTAGGAAGCATCAGCGATTGTCaatcaatttcacctgttttggtgcaaatgaaagtgacaccaggtggagaggcaacagcaagacaaccccCAAAGAGGGACTGGTTTACAGGTGGTGGCCACAGACAATcactctctcctcatccttcctgactgattcttctctagtTCTGCGTTTTGCTAGTGTAGAAATGACCGACGTGGCCGTCTGTGACAAGTCGAGAATATTATCATTGCATTGAGGCTTGTTGGTCTAGGAGTGTGATTCTTGCTAAGGGTGTGAGAAGTGCTGGGTTTAAATCCAGGTCTGAAAGATTAGAATCACTCTTTCATTTTAATACCAACTAATGATgcttaaaacatattttcatggaGTTAGGTGTCCCTGATCAGGAGTTAGTCTTTGGATTCAAAAGATCCATCTTaaatattaaagttaaatattaaacattttcacattttagtttGCATTAAGCCTACAATGCAACTACTGAGCCAGTTATCTAAGATAATTATCTGAGAAATAAATAACAGCTCCTATTTGACATCACATTAATCCAATGAGGTCATAAATTGGTTGGCATTGTAATGTCATGAGGTCATCTTGCTGAACTCGAGTGCAGTACTTAAGAGTACTACTCGCCTCTGCTGAGATGATGGTGTAGTAGGACACCACAGCAGGGTTGGCAGCAATTGCATCTGTCGCAGTACAATAAAGCGCCCAGAGATCACCAGAAGATCTGAAGTACTGCTCTGAAAGAGCATGTTCACAACATGGCATGTACTGTGCAGTTTGACTTGGAAGATTGAACTGAAATGCGGCCCGTTGGTCTAGGGGCATGTTTTTCGTTAggggtgcgagaggtcccggcCTCCAATCCTGGACGTGCCCTCAATTTTTCAATGAAAGGAGCGAGACATATAATTAAACAGCGAAAACACATAGTTAAGTCTAATTGTCCACCAGCTTGCAGAAGGAAATCCATGATGAACAGAAATTTAAGTGAATCTTGCAATCACAGCCAAATGTTGAGAGCTTTGtctttatatatacatttgATGCTTTATCTATGTTATTTAGTTGCATACTTTAGTTACATATTGTTTTAGTCACATTTAATGTACATTATATATCAACAAATGCTCAAATGTTTTATAATACACTTTAATAACATacttaatgaatattttatatttacacattgCTGTGGCTATAATCAATttctttatactttatacttatTCTtaatacattatacattatacattatcgCTACTTTTTCAAGATGAATACAAGTGTAGTGTCATTTTTTACACACTAATAAAAATCAGAGATTGTGGTTTAGCCAACATATTGTCTACATAgcatgtttaataaaaaaaatatctgccaTAGTTAGAAATCAGTGATTCAGAATAACACAATTGAACCAGGCTGTAGTCTGAAACACTCACTTTCCCGTCAGCCCATCTATTTCCGTTCCTGCGCACAATCACCCGGCTTCTCCGTTGAGCGTCAGTTCCATGACAACAGGACGATGGCTGCAAGCAagagagtgaaaatgtgatttttgtgtgaACAAGGAGCAACAAACCAGCA
The nucleotide sequence above comes from Pempheris klunzingeri isolate RE-2024b chromosome 8, fPemKlu1.hap1, whole genome shotgun sequence. Encoded proteins:
- the nt5c3a gene encoding cytosolic 5'-nucleotidase 3 isoform X1 translates to MDRTAVVKVGAAASASVCALFGGVVLAQYIVAKKKRAGKKTRIIEMMPQFEKTTVHMRDPERVEQIICGLIKGGASKLQIITDFDMTLSKFAVNGKRCPTCHNIIDNCKLVTEECRQKLLQLKNKYYPIEIDPQLTMEEKYPFMVEWYFKSHTLLVEQRIEKDKLPEVVRESDAALREGFEQFFDRLQQHNVPVFIFSAGLGDVLEEIIRQAGVYHPNVKVVSNFMDFDDNGVLKGFKGELIHVYNKHDGALRNTEYFKQVKEYCNIILMGDSLGDLSMADGVPNVENILKIGFLNDKVEERLDKYLDSYDIVLVKDETLEVPNAILQKVL
- the nt5c3a gene encoding cytosolic 5'-nucleotidase 3 isoform X2, which encodes MPQFEKTTVHMRDPERVEQIICGLIKGGASKLQIITDFDMTLSKFAVNGKRCPTCHNIIDNCKLVTEECRQKLLQLKNKYYPIEIDPQLTMEEKYPFMVEWYFKSHTLLVEQRIEKDKLPEVVRESDAALREGFEQFFDRLQQHNVPVFIFSAGLGDVLEEIIRQAGVYHPNVKVVSNFMDFDDNGVLKGFKGELIHVYNKHDGALRNTEYFKQVKEYCNIILMGDSLGDLSMADGVPNVENILKIGFLNDKVEERLDKYLDSYDIVLVKDETLEVPNAILQKVL